From Qingrenia yutianensis, the proteins below share one genomic window:
- a CDS encoding YkuS family protein: MTVAVEKGLDGIKNALLKKGYTVIYAKSNVFADAYIFSGSRNNGILSADNCLFQGQNGVLMINAQGKTAEDIDLILKSRLYSPLFRI, from the coding sequence ATGACGGTTGCTGTGGAAAAAGGACTTGACGGCATTAAAAATGCGCTTTTGAAAAAAGGATACACGGTAATTTACGCAAAAAGCAATGTTTTTGCCGACGCATATATCTTTTCGGGCAGTCGGAACAACGGTATTCTTTCTGCGGACAACTGCCTTTTTCAAGGTCAAAACGGCGTGCTTATGATAAACGCGCAGGGCAAAACGGCGGAGGATATAGACCTCATTTTAAAGTCGCGTCTTTACAGTCCGCTTTTCAGAATTTAA
- the rnhA gene encoding ribonuclease HI: MSNLKKVEIFTDGACSGNPGKGGYGVILCFNGAKKELSEGFVSTTNNRMEILAAVKGLEALKEKCDVTLYSDSKYLIDSVNLGWLEKWRKNNWMRTKSEKAKNVDLFERLYKLIQYHIVEFVWVKGHAGHPENERCDRLATGAILKDNLSVDENFNQ, from the coding sequence ATGAGCAATTTAAAAAAGGTTGAAATTTTCACCGACGGCGCGTGCAGCGGAAACCCCGGCAAGGGCGGTTACGGCGTTATTTTATGCTTTAACGGAGCAAAAAAAGAGCTTTCGGAGGGGTTCGTTTCAACCACAAACAACAGAATGGAAATTCTCGCCGCGGTGAAAGGTCTTGAGGCGCTCAAAGAAAAATGCGACGTTACGCTTTACAGCGACTCAAAATATCTTATAGACTCTGTAAATCTCGGCTGGCTTGAAAAATGGCGCAAAAACAACTGGATGCGCACAAAAAGCGAAAAGGCAAAAAACGTCGATTTGTTTGAACGGCTTTACAAACTGATACAATATCACATCGTTGAATTTGTGTGGGTTAAAGGCCATGCCGGCCACCCCGAAAACGAGCGGTGCGACCGCCTTGCGACAGGCGCAATTTTAAAAGACAATCTCTCGGTTGACGAAAATTTTAATCAGTAA
- the trmFO gene encoding methylenetetrahydrofolate--tRNA-(uracil(54)-C(5))-methyltransferase (FADH(2)-oxidizing) TrmFO, with product MTVNVIGAGLAGCEAAYVLAQNNIKVNLYEMKPKKFSPAHKSENFAELVCSNSLRAGNIENAVGLLKEEMRRLGSLIMECADKTRVPAGGALAVDRDGFSRLVTEKIKSSPNITVMNEEITDFDTGDYTIVASGPLTSGALYENIQKFFGGEYLHFYDAAAPIVSYESIDMTKAYKAARYGKGDADYINCPMTKDEYFKFYTELINAECAEVHGFENGSVFEGCMPVEQMAKRGEMTLLFGPLKPVGLENPKNGTLPYAVVQLRQDNTGATMYNIVGFQTHLKFGEQKRVFSLIPGLENAEFLRYGVMHRNTYINSPKLLNKYYQAQKCGKIFFAGQLTGVEGYVESAASGLNAGLNMLMLLNGKEMLDFTRETAIGALANYISNRGIVDFQPMNVNFGIMDPLGERIRKKREKNEKIAARSLALTDVFAKKISEALL from the coding sequence ATGACGGTTAATGTTATCGGCGCAGGTCTTGCAGGCTGTGAGGCGGCATATGTGCTTGCGCAAAACAATATCAAGGTTAATTTATACGAAATGAAACCAAAAAAGTTTTCGCCGGCGCACAAGAGCGAAAATTTCGCCGAGCTTGTGTGCAGTAATTCTCTGCGCGCGGGAAATATCGAAAACGCGGTCGGACTTTTAAAGGAAGAAATGCGCCGTTTGGGTTCGCTCATTATGGAATGTGCCGACAAAACGCGCGTTCCGGCAGGCGGTGCGCTTGCGGTTGACAGGGACGGTTTTTCACGTCTTGTTACCGAAAAAATAAAAAGCAGCCCCAACATCACGGTGATGAACGAGGAAATCACCGATTTTGACACGGGTGACTATACAATCGTTGCAAGCGGACCTCTCACAAGCGGTGCGCTTTACGAAAACATTCAGAAATTTTTCGGCGGCGAATATCTGCATTTTTACGATGCCGCCGCGCCGATAGTTTCATACGAAAGCATAGATATGACAAAGGCATACAAAGCCGCACGCTACGGCAAGGGCGACGCGGATTATATAAACTGCCCTATGACAAAAGACGAGTATTTTAAATTTTACACCGAGCTTATAAACGCCGAATGCGCCGAGGTCCACGGCTTTGAAAACGGTTCTGTTTTCGAGGGCTGTATGCCGGTTGAGCAGATGGCAAAGCGCGGTGAAATGACGCTTTTGTTCGGGCCGTTAAAACCCGTAGGACTGGAAAATCCAAAAAACGGAACTCTGCCCTACGCAGTTGTTCAGCTTCGCCAAGACAACACCGGTGCGACTATGTATAATATCGTCGGATTTCAGACGCATTTAAAATTCGGCGAGCAAAAACGTGTGTTTTCGCTTATTCCGGGCCTTGAAAATGCAGAATTTCTCCGTTACGGCGTTATGCACCGAAATACTTATATAAATTCGCCCAAGCTTTTGAACAAATATTACCAGGCTCAAAAGTGCGGAAAAATATTTTTTGCGGGTCAGCTCACGGGCGTTGAGGGTTATGTCGAATCCGCCGCGTCGGGACTTAACGCAGGGCTTAATATGCTGATGCTTTTAAACGGCAAAGAAATGCTTGATTTCACGCGTGAAACGGCAATCGGCGCGCTTGCAAACTACATCAGCAACCGCGGAATTGTTGATTTTCAGCCGATGAACGTAAACTTCGGCATAATGGACCCTCTCGGCGAAAGAATACGCAAAAAACGTGAGAAAAACGAGAAAATCGCGGCGCGCTCGCTTGCGCTTACCGACGTATTTGCGAAGAAAATATCGGAGGCACTTTTATGA
- the topA gene encoding type I DNA topoisomerase: protein MAKSTGSKTVKKGKLVIVESPAKAGTIKKYLGKDYKVMASMGHLIDLPKSKLGIDPENNYEPKYITIRGKAELVNSLKKEAKSSSKVYLATDPDREGEAISWHLARILGIDEGEKCRITFNEITKTAVTDSIKKPREIDINLVDAQQTRRVLDRIVGYKISPLLWKKVKKGLSAGRVQSVATRLVCDRENEIKDFIPEEYWTLDAHLLKDKKALTAKFYGINGKKCELKTEEDTNKVLKALDGASYVVSDVKESVKQRTPAPPFTTSTMQQEAARKLGFTTKRTMQAAQQLYEGINITGRGTVGLITYMRTDSLRISSEFQAQARAYIKTAYGDEYITPAPRFYKTKKEAQDAHEAIRPTSLDLSPVKIKDNLSNDQFKLYKLVWERFLSSQMTNVVYDAVSATIDANSYTFKATGSTVKFDGFTILYTEGADQKEEAEKKLPKLENGDVLKLKELKEEQKFTQPPARYTEASLIKALEEKGIGRPSTYSPTITTIIARGYVLREKKQLVATELGMIVTDLMKEYFSKIVDVTFTAAMEEQLDMVADGDIDWHTVIADFYPPFVKTVEDAEKAIGNIELKDEVSDVVCEKCGRLMVYKHGRFGKFLACPGFPECRNAKAIVKKTGTLCPKCGKAIVEKKTKSGKLFYGCEGYPECAFTSWDKPLDEKCPVCGSQMYQRTGRFKGKYCPKCRDEKESKKKTKKDTEK from the coding sequence ATGGCAAAATCAACCGGTTCTAAAACTGTAAAAAAAGGAAAACTGGTCATAGTGGAGTCGCCTGCAAAAGCAGGAACGATAAAAAAATATCTCGGCAAAGATTATAAGGTTATGGCGAGTATGGGGCATTTAATCGACCTTCCCAAAAGCAAGCTCGGCATTGACCCCGAAAATAATTATGAGCCGAAATACATCACAATAAGAGGAAAAGCGGAGCTTGTAAACTCGCTGAAAAAAGAGGCAAAATCGTCATCGAAAGTTTATCTCGCAACCGACCCCGACCGCGAGGGAGAAGCCATTTCGTGGCATCTTGCGCGGATTTTAGGCATTGACGAAGGCGAAAAATGCCGTATAACTTTTAACGAAATCACAAAAACCGCGGTTACCGATTCCATCAAAAAACCGCGTGAAATAGACATTAACCTTGTGGACGCCCAGCAGACAAGACGTGTTCTTGACAGAATTGTGGGTTACAAAATCAGCCCGCTTTTATGGAAAAAGGTAAAAAAAGGCTTGAGCGCCGGCAGAGTGCAGTCGGTTGCAACGCGCCTTGTATGCGACAGAGAAAACGAAATAAAGGATTTTATCCCCGAAGAATACTGGACGCTTGACGCGCACCTTTTAAAAGACAAAAAAGCGCTTACCGCGAAATTTTACGGCATTAACGGCAAAAAATGCGAGCTTAAAACCGAAGAGGACACAAACAAGGTTTTAAAAGCGCTTGACGGCGCGTCCTACGTGGTTTCCGACGTTAAAGAGTCTGTTAAACAGCGCACCCCTGCACCACCGTTCACCACAAGCACAATGCAGCAGGAGGCGGCGCGGAAACTCGGCTTTACCACCAAGCGCACAATGCAGGCGGCACAACAGCTTTACGAGGGAATTAACATCACGGGCAGAGGCACTGTCGGTCTTATAACTTATATGAGAACCGACTCACTGCGTATTTCGTCGGAATTTCAGGCGCAGGCGCGCGCATATATTAAGACGGCATACGGCGATGAGTACATCACCCCCGCTCCTCGTTTTTATAAGACGAAAAAAGAAGCACAGGACGCGCACGAAGCAATACGTCCCACGTCGCTCGACCTTTCGCCCGTTAAGATAAAAGACAATCTTTCAAACGACCAGTTTAAGCTTTACAAGCTTGTGTGGGAAAGATTTTTGTCAAGCCAGATGACAAACGTTGTTTACGACGCGGTTTCCGCGACGATTGACGCAAATTCATACACATTCAAGGCAACAGGCTCAACCGTTAAATTTGACGGTTTCACAATTCTCTATACCGAGGGCGCAGACCAGAAAGAAGAGGCGGAAAAGAAGCTTCCCAAGCTTGAAAACGGTGATGTATTAAAGCTTAAAGAACTTAAAGAAGAACAAAAATTCACTCAGCCGCCGGCACGCTACACCGAGGCAAGTCTTATCAAAGCGCTTGAAGAAAAAGGAATCGGAAGACCGTCCACATATTCGCCGACAATTACAACAATCATTGCGCGCGGATATGTTTTGAGAGAGAAAAAACAGCTTGTCGCAACAGAACTCGGTATGATTGTAACCGACCTTATGAAAGAATATTTTTCAAAAATTGTGGACGTTACATTTACCGCGGCAATGGAGGAACAGCTTGATATGGTTGCCGACGGCGACATAGACTGGCACACGGTTATTGCAGACTTCTATCCCCCGTTTGTAAAAACCGTTGAGGACGCGGAAAAAGCAATCGGAAATATTGAATTAAAAGACGAAGTTTCGGACGTTGTGTGTGAAAAATGCGGTCGTCTTATGGTTTACAAACACGGCCGTTTCGGCAAATTTCTCGCTTGTCCCGGTTTCCCCGAATGCCGTAACGCAAAGGCGATTGTGAAGAAAACCGGCACGCTTTGCCCCAAATGCGGAAAAGCGATTGTGGAGAAAAAAACAAAGAGCGGAAAATTGTTCTACGGCTGTGAGGGTTATCCCGAATGTGCCTTTACAAGCTGGGATAAACCGCTGGACGAAAAATGTCCCGTATGCGGTTCGCAGATGTATCAGCGCACAGGCAGATTTAAAGGCAAATACTGTCCCAAATGCCGTGACGAAAAAGAGAGCAAAAAGAAGACCAAAAAAGACACTGAAAAATAA
- the dprA gene encoding DNA-processing protein DprA produces MTNVDKWLWLTVKCGIRRAKIKVMLDEVFVNIDALYDASESDYGKFKFLNAEEKSRLCDKSVDGIDKFLNTLAQYNVRILTSDNEAYPYLLKETADYPYVLYCRGRNFINLNDYLCISLVGSRKATQYGLNVARSLANDLAKNGALVVSGMADGIDSAAHLGALDAKAPTVAVLGCGINRVYPASNAYLMKRIMETGMVMTEYPPNSEPMKHHFPERNRIISGICSGTVVVEATFKSGSLITASLANEAGREVYAIPGNINSLNSKGTNQLLKDGALLATNADDIIVNYASKDEFKEKIARAIVNLEEKESKMRFAPDSDFNSDENAENQAFAEENGTAVVKELSVSEKVLSVINGEPMHIDKISALTGISVSDLSVPLLELELNGKIISQAGDLYTLAI; encoded by the coding sequence ATGACGAACGTTGATAAATGGCTTTGGCTGACTGTTAAATGCGGAATAAGACGTGCAAAGATTAAGGTTATGCTCGACGAGGTTTTCGTAAACATCGACGCACTTTATGACGCATCGGAAAGCGATTACGGCAAATTCAAGTTTCTTAACGCAGAAGAAAAAAGCAGACTCTGCGACAAAAGCGTTGACGGAATAGACAAATTTTTAAACACGCTTGCGCAGTATAATGTAAGAATTTTAACATCCGATAACGAGGCATATCCGTATCTTTTGAAGGAAACCGCCGATTATCCGTATGTCCTCTACTGCCGAGGCAGGAATTTTATAAATCTCAATGACTATCTGTGTATTTCGCTTGTAGGCTCGCGCAAGGCTACGCAATACGGACTTAACGTTGCGCGTTCTCTTGCAAACGACCTTGCTAAAAACGGCGCACTTGTTGTAAGCGGTATGGCGGACGGTATAGATTCGGCAGCGCATCTCGGTGCGCTGGACGCAAAAGCGCCCACGGTTGCCGTTCTCGGCTGCGGAATAAACAGGGTTTACCCTGCATCAAACGCTTACCTTATGAAAAGAATAATGGAAACGGGTATGGTTATGACCGAATATCCGCCCAATTCCGAGCCTATGAAGCATCATTTTCCCGAGCGCAACAGAATTATAAGCGGAATTTGCAGCGGTACTGTTGTGGTTGAGGCAACTTTCAAAAGCGGTTCGCTTATCACCGCGTCGCTTGCAAACGAAGCAGGCAGAGAGGTTTACGCAATTCCCGGCAACATAAACAGTCTTAATTCAAAGGGCACAAATCAGCTTTTAAAAGACGGCGCGCTTCTTGCGACAAACGCCGATGATATTATTGTCAACTACGCGTCAAAAGACGAATTTAAGGAGAAAATCGCACGCGCGATTGTTAATCTTGAAGAAAAAGAGTCAAAAATGCGTTTTGCGCCAGACTCTGATTTTAATTCGGACGAAAATGCAGAAAATCAAGCTTTCGCGGAAGAAAACGGCACCGCAGTGGTTAAGGAACTGTCGGTATCCGAAAAGGTTCTTTCGGTTATAAACGGCGAGCCTATGCACATCGACAAAATATCGGCACTCACGGGAATAAGCGTTTCCGATTTGAGTGTACCTTTGCTCGAACTCGAATTAAACGGTAAAATCATTTCACAGGCAGGCGATTTATACACGCTTGCAATATAG